Proteins co-encoded in one Ziziphus jujuba cultivar Dongzao chromosome 9, ASM3175591v1 genomic window:
- the LOC107427616 gene encoding uncharacterized protein LOC107427616: MASSARPENSAAGGQNPKKTLGFIANAVKRKDSFIQFFAMTGILLLSVRSLGQKYRIHDLQEDTYALKQEQETLADRMKNIKQALLQEASREPTGLFASRLRRLFGEN; encoded by the coding sequence ATGGCTTCCTCAGCACGGCCCGAAAACTCAGCCGCCGGTGGCCAAAACCCTAAGAAAACGTTGGGGTTTATAGCCAACGCCGTGAAACGCAAAGATAGCTTCATTCAGTTCTTCGCCATGACGGGAATTTTGCTTCTCAGTGTCAGGTCCCTTGGCCAGAAGTACCGCATCCACGATCTTCAAGAAGACACCTACGCTCTCAAACAAGAGCAAGAAACCCTAGCCGACCGGATGAAGAACATCAAGCAGGCGCTTCTCCAAGAGGCCTCTCGGGAGCCCACCGGTCTTTTCGCTTCCAGGCTTCGCCGTCTCTTTGGTGAAAattaa